Proteins from a single region of Psilocybe cubensis strain MGC-MH-2018 chromosome 3, whole genome shotgun sequence:
- a CDS encoding putative 3-hydroxyisobutyrate dehydrogenase, mitochondrial, translating into MRPSMRAMQALRQGLSRSHSTSFIGLGRMGYQMANNLFSKQYAQDNNAQFVVCDANPDAASSFCASFTSTYPSAVISVAETPEQATLLSSRIITMLPSSPQVKSVYSGSIIPTLGKLKEAKDTLCIDSTTLDVDVARDVAAQVSALGAQMVDAPVSGGVTGATAGTLSFLVGGPRDTFELALPILSFMGARIIHCGPSGAGLAAKICNNLVLGVEQIVVAEAMLLGQKLGLDPAVLASVINSSTGGCWASSVNNPVPSSLPGKSPPCERDYEGGFATALMLKDMGLASNVAEKEGSPLPLGEAAKEIYSKIVQEKPELSTKDFSSVYKYLKDQ; encoded by the exons ATGCGACCGTCCATGAGAGCTATGCAGGCGCTGCGCCAGGGGCTCTCGCGAAGCCACAGCACAAGCTTCATCGGCCTAGGGAGGATGGGGTATCAGATGGCCAACAACCTCTTCTCGAAGCAGTATGCGCAGGACAACAACGCGCAGTTCGTAGTCTGCGATGCGAACCCGGACGCTGCGAGCTCGTTCTGTGCGAGCTTCACGAGCACGTATCCTAGCGCCGTCATTTCGGTGGCTGAGACCCCTGAACA AGCGACGTTGTTGTCGAGTAGGATTATAACTATGCTCCCGTCATCGCCCCAGGTCAAGAGCGTGTATTCCGGGTCGATCATACCGACTCTTGGAAAGTTGAAAGAAGCGAAAGATACTCTGTGTATCGATTCTACTACTCTGGACGTGGACGTCGCGCGAGACGTAGCTGCACAAGTATCTGCACTCGGTGCGCAGATGGTGGACGCGCCGGTGTCTGGTG GTGTGACTGGGGCTACGGCTGGTACGTTGTCGTTTCTGGTAGGCGGCCCTCGGGATACCTTTGAACTGGCGCTTCCTATTTTATCGTTCATGGGCGCTCGTATTATCCACTGTGGGCCATCTGGTGCAGGATTGGCGGCCAAGATCTGCAACAAT TTGGTCTTGGGCGTTGAGCAAATAGTGGTGGCTGAGGCGATGCTGTTGGGGCAAAAGCTGGGATTGGACCCAGCTGTTCTCGCGTCTGTGATCAACAGCAGCACGGGAGGGTGCTGGGCGTCGTCTGTCAACAATCCTGTGCCGTCTTCGCTTCCTGGAAAATCGCCACCCTGTGAGAGAGACTATGAGGGAGGGTTTGCTACGGCTCTGATGCTCAAG GATATGGGGCTGGCGAGTAACGTGGCTGAGAAGGAGGGAAGCCCTTTGCCGCTGGGTGAAGCTGCAAAGGAAATTTATTCAAAGATTGTACAGGAAAAACCGGAGCTGTCTACAAAAGACTTTTCGTCTGTGTACAAGTACTTGAAAGATCAGTAA
- a CDS encoding 25S rRNA (adenine(2142)-N(1))-methyltransferase encodes MPKVRTKKRKLPIVPEAASKSDPSTAAQSCRNTIRKYHVLMKRRKQLEQAPLEHKHELAEIDRQVSELGGLERYQQLSSLGQQEQRGGGSEKIFVNWLKELNLHRRSGTTGKLRLLEVGALKPDNYQPHSSWIEWTPIDLRSRHPSIAEQDFLLLDLKENQSKWDAISLSLVLNFVPVAADRGLMLQLAYNFLLPDGLLFLALPLPCVANSRYLTFDHLKALMESIGFTEVRERWRKNGKMGYWLYQKKHPTPLPSQASQAFAKKTVLRTGNRNNFVIILDPSTRTSRSSINPP; translated from the exons ATGCCAAAGGTTCGCACCAAAAAACGAAAGCTGCCCATCGTCCCAGAGGCAGCGTCTAAATCTGACCCTTCAACTGCAGCGCAGTCATGCAGGAACACGATTCGAAAATACCATGTCCTTATGAAACGCCGTAAACAACTTGAACAGGCACCTCTGGAGCACAAGCACGAGTTGGCTGAAATAGACAGACAAGTTTCAGAATTGGGAGGCCTTGAACGGTATCAACAGCTTTCTTCACTGGGTCAACAGGAGCAAAGAGGAGGTGGAAGTGAAAAAATATTTGTCAATTGGTTAAAGGAATTGAATTTACATCGCCGATCTGGGACCACTGGAAAGCTAAG ATTGCTGGAAGTTGGTGCTCTCAAACCTGATAACTATCAGCCTCATTCTTCGTGGATTGAGTGGACACCAATTGATTTACGCTCTCGGCATCCGAGTATAGCTGAGCAAGATTTCCTTCTCTTGGATCTGAAGGAAAACCAGAGCAAATGGGATGCTATAAGCCTCAGTCTTGTCTTGAACTTTGTACCAGTAGCGGCTGATAGAG GTCTAATGCTTCAGTTGGCGTACAACTTTTTGCTACCTGATGGTCTCCTTTTCCTGGCT CTCCCTCTACCATGCGTAGCCAACTCGCGCTATCTTACCTTTGATCATCTAAAGGCTCTCATGGAGTCAATAGGCTTTACTGAAGTGCGGGAACGATGGCGTAAGAATGGAAAAATGGGATATTGGCTCTACCAGAAGAAGCATCCTACACCCCTGCCTTCACAGGCTTCTCAAGCGTTCGCGAAGAAGACTGTCCTCCGTACAGGCAACCGAAACAATTTCGTCATTATACTGGACCCATCTACACGTACGTCCCGATCCAGCATCAATCCACCATAA
- a CDS encoding Epoxide hydrolase ascI: MSQKTRPRGNLNPSFSLQTVLTDSITGLLLALVVFPSLTALAVSTMFGRFKAAGMDLQLRRHCLPSSDVHTDFRLDYTGIGAIDKTLCPLVTFFHNIMDNPTSSSFLSYAIGISGPMITLPLLEAYRLGQSRFVLYPVVWGLLSQIATVGMVFPLYWLAFILTEGAKVQRTYKVHSFTQAEAEAIIFGIVVGAVIPSLAMLFMADAHVTAIWQLYPLYISIAQLVHMFIRPPSKHSQSGIVTIRALYLGLFIVSSSMHISTVWPLINDFSAIKELLLPSSSAIHPSKDINNHLLEFLKWDVIIAYSATALAMLWFSKNVKQLITILLWYAVAIPVFGFGAAVMGVAIWRDGILN, translated from the coding sequence ATGTCCCAGAAAACCAGGCCTCGTGGTAATTTGAATCCCTCATTTTCTTTGCAAACTGTTCTAACAGATAGCATCACAGGGCTCTTATTAGCACTCGTtgtctttccttctttgacTGCCCTCGCCGTGTCCACCATGTTTGGACGGTTCAAAGCAGCGGGAATGGACCTACAACTACGCAGACACTGCTTGCCTTCTTCTGACGTCCACACCGACTTCCGATTAGACTACACTGGCATCGGAGCCATTGACAAAACTCTCTGCCCACTCGTCACTTTTTTCCACAATATCATGGACAATCCCACCTCGagctcttttctttcctatGCAATCGGAATTAGCGGCCCTATGATCACACTCCCCCTGTTGGAAGCTTATAGGCTGGGTCAAAGCCGCTTCGTCCTCTACCCAGTCGTGTGGGGCTTGCTCAGCCAAATCGCAACTGTCGGGATGGTATTCCCTCTCTACTGGCTCGCCTTCATCCTCACCGAAGGTGCCAAAGTGCAGCGCACATACAAAGTCCACTCGTTCACACAGGCCGAAGCAGAGGCCATCATATTCGGGATCGTCGTCGGCGCAGTCATTCCTTCGCTCGCCATGCTATTCATGGCCGATGCGCATGTTACAGCGATCTGGCAATTATACCCTCTATACATTTCTATTGCCCAACTTGTCCATATGTTTATTCGCCCACCATCCAAGCATTCGCAATCCGGAATAGTCACTATTCGGGCACTTTATCTAGGACTGTTCATTGTATCATCGTCAATGCACATATCTACAGTGTGGCCCTTGATAAACGATTTCAGTGCAATCAAGGAGCTGCTTCTACCCTCATCATCGGCCATTCACCCTTCCAAAGACATTAACAACCACCTATTGGAATTTTTAAAGTGGGATGTCATAATTGCATACTCGGCCACAGCATTGGCCATGTTATGGTTCTCAAAGAACGTCAAACAACTCATCACGATCCTTCTCTGGTATGCCGTTGCCATACCTGTATTCGGTTTTGGTGCCGCTGTGATGGGAGTCGCTATCTGGAGGGATGGAATTTTGAATTGA